One window of Medicago truncatula cultivar Jemalong A17 chromosome 2, MtrunA17r5.0-ANR, whole genome shotgun sequence genomic DNA carries:
- the LOC11420627 gene encoding probable magnesium transporter NIPA4 produces MASSSSSSWREGMSSDNIKGLVLALSSSFFIGASFIVKKKGLKKAGASGIRAGSGGYSYLYEPLWWVGMITMIVGEIANFAAYAFAPAILVTPLGALSIIISAALAHIILRERLHIFGVLGCALCVVGSTTIVLHAPQEREIESVPEVWDLAMDPAFLFYAALVITATFILVFHFIPLYGQTHIMVYIGVCSLVGSLSVMSVKALGIAIKLTLSGMNQLIYPQTWVFALVVTVCVLTQMNYLNKALDTFNTAVVSPIYYVMFTTLTIVASVIMFKDWDRQSPTQVITEICGFVTILSGTFLLHKTKDMADGSSIRLNKHSEEDGFDDVEGIPLRRQESMRS; encoded by the exons ATGGCGAGTTCTTCATCTTCTAGTTGGCGAGAGGGAATGTCCTCTGATAATATCAAAGGTTTAGTTCTCGCTCTTTCATCCAGTTTCTTCATCGGCGCTAGcttcattgttaaaaaaaagggtttgaaAAAAGCCGGTGCCAGTGGAATCAGAGCAG GAAGTGGAGGCTATTCGTACTTGTATGAACCACTTTGGTGGGTGGGCATGATAACAA TGATTGTCGGTGAGATTGCCAATTTTGCAGCATATGCATTTGCTCCAGCTATATTGGTCACTCCGCTTGGTGCTCTTAGCATTATTATCAG TGCTGCTCTTGCCCATATTATCTTACGGGAGAGACTACATATATTTGGAGTTCTTGGTTGCGCTTTGTGTGTCGTTGGGTCTACAACAATTGTTCTACATGCTCCTCAAGAACGGGAAATTGAATCAGTGCCAGAAGTATGGGATCTTGCTATGGATCCAG CTTTTCTATTTTATGCCGCATTGGTTATAACAGCTACCTTTATTCTAGTCTTCCACTTCATTCCTCTATATGGCCAGACACACATAATGGTTTATATCGGTGTTTGTTCCCTTGTAGGCTCCCTATCG GTTATGAGTGTTAAAGCTCTTGGAATTGCCATAAAGTTAACTCTGTCTGGGATGAATCAGCTAATTTACCCTCAAACTTGGGTTTTCGCTCTAGTTGTAACTGTTTGTGTTCTTACCcaaatgaattatttaaataag GCACTCGATACTTTCAATACAGCAGTGGTATCTCCcatttattatgttatgttcACAACATTAACCATCGTGGCTAGTGTTATCATGTTTAAG GACTGGGATAGGCAAAGTCCTACACAAGTTATCACAGAAATATGTGGGTTTGTGACGATACTTTCAGGAACTTTTCTTCTGCACAAGACTAAGGATATGGCAGATG
- the LOC11421591 gene encoding ATP phosphoribosyltransferase 2, chloroplastic isoform X2, which translates to MSFYSMMSQIGLTPVLQVVKYRSSSNCCCSSSSSISETQVLNGLPSKGRMSSDTLDLLKDCQLSVKQVNPRQYVAQIPQRPKDIVRKLLSGDLDLGIVGLDIVTEFGQGNDDLIIVHEALEYGDCRLSIAIPQYGIFENVNSLEELAKMPQWTKEKPLRVATGFTYLGPKFMKDNGIKHVAFSTADGALEAAPAMGIADAILDLVSSGTTLKENNLKEIEGGTVLESQAALVASRKSMIGRKGVLETTHEMLERLEAHLRAMGQFTVTANMRGSSAEEVAERVLSQPSLAGLQGPTVSPVFLKRDGKVSADYYAIVICVPKKALYKSIQQLRAIGGSGVLISPLTYIFDEETPRWRQLLSKLGL; encoded by the exons ATGTCATTTTACTCAATGATGAGCCAAATTGGTTTGACTCCTGTTCTGCAAGTAGTCAAGTATCGAAGCAGTAGTAATTGTTGCTGCTCATCCTCATCATCAATTTCTGAAACTCAAGTACTTAATGGTTTGCCAAGCAAAGGTCGAATGTCTTCTGACACACTCGACCTTCTCAAGGACTGTCAATTGTCTGTCAAGCAAGTCAATCCCAGACAGTATGTTGCTCAAATTCCTCAG AGGCCCAAAGACATTGTAAGAAAATTATTATCTGGAGATCTTGACCTTGGTATCGTTGGACTTGATATAGTCACTGAATTTGGTCAG GGCAATGACGATCTTATCATTGTCCACGAGGCTTTGGAGTATGGTGATTGTCGTTTATCCATTGCG ATTCCCCAATATggaatatttgaaaatgtaaattCACTAGAGGAGCTTGCAAAAATGCCTCAATGGACAAAAGAAAAGCCTCTTAGAGTTGCAACTGGATTCACCTAT CTGGGTCCTAAATTTATGAAAGATAATGGCATTAAGCATGTGGCATTTTCAACTGCCGATGGAGCACTGGAGGCAGCTCCTGCG ATGGGGATTGCTGATGCTATCTTGGACCTTGTAAGTAGTGGAACTACattgaaagaaaataacttGAAGGAAATTGAAGGTGGAACTGTTTTGGAAAGCCAG GCTGCTCTTGTTGCGAGCAGGAAATCGATGATTGGACGAAAAGGAGTACTTGAAACAACTCATGAGATGCTTGAAAGATTGGAGGCACATCTGAGGGCCATGGGGCAGTTCACG GTCACTGCAAATATGAGAGGAAGCAGTGCAGAGGAAGTGGCTGAGAGAGTACTGAGCCAACCATCGTTGGCTGGGTTGCAG GGACCCACAGTAAGTCCCGTTTTCTTGAAGCGTGATGGAAAGGTATCAGCAGACTACTATGCCATAGTCATATGTGTGCCAAAGAAGGCATTGTACAAGTCTATACAGCAATTGAGAGCG ATTGGAGGCAGCGGAGTTCTCATATCACCCTTGACATATATTTTTGATGAGGAAACTCCCAGATGGCGCCAGCTCCTTTCTAAACTTGGACTATAG
- the LOC11421591 gene encoding ATP phosphoribosyltransferase 2, chloroplastic isoform X1, translating to MSFYSMMSQIGLTPVLQVVKYRSSSNCCCSSSSSISETQVLNGLPSKGRMSSDTLDLLKDCQLSVKQVNPRQYVAQIPQLSNLEVWFQRPKDIVRKLLSGDLDLGIVGLDIVTEFGQGNDDLIIVHEALEYGDCRLSIAIPQYGIFENVNSLEELAKMPQWTKEKPLRVATGFTYLGPKFMKDNGIKHVAFSTADGALEAAPAMGIADAILDLVSSGTTLKENNLKEIEGGTVLESQAALVASRKSMIGRKGVLETTHEMLERLEAHLRAMGQFTVTANMRGSSAEEVAERVLSQPSLAGLQGPTVSPVFLKRDGKVSADYYAIVICVPKKALYKSIQQLRAIGGSGVLISPLTYIFDEETPRWRQLLSKLGL from the exons ATGTCATTTTACTCAATGATGAGCCAAATTGGTTTGACTCCTGTTCTGCAAGTAGTCAAGTATCGAAGCAGTAGTAATTGTTGCTGCTCATCCTCATCATCAATTTCTGAAACTCAAGTACTTAATGGTTTGCCAAGCAAAGGTCGAATGTCTTCTGACACACTCGACCTTCTCAAGGACTGTCAATTGTCTGTCAAGCAAGTCAATCCCAGACAGTATGTTGCTCAAATTCCTCAG CTTTCCAATTTGGAAGTATGGTTTCAGAGGCCCAAAGACATTGTAAGAAAATTATTATCTGGAGATCTTGACCTTGGTATCGTTGGACTTGATATAGTCACTGAATTTGGTCAG GGCAATGACGATCTTATCATTGTCCACGAGGCTTTGGAGTATGGTGATTGTCGTTTATCCATTGCG ATTCCCCAATATggaatatttgaaaatgtaaattCACTAGAGGAGCTTGCAAAAATGCCTCAATGGACAAAAGAAAAGCCTCTTAGAGTTGCAACTGGATTCACCTAT CTGGGTCCTAAATTTATGAAAGATAATGGCATTAAGCATGTGGCATTTTCAACTGCCGATGGAGCACTGGAGGCAGCTCCTGCG ATGGGGATTGCTGATGCTATCTTGGACCTTGTAAGTAGTGGAACTACattgaaagaaaataacttGAAGGAAATTGAAGGTGGAACTGTTTTGGAAAGCCAG GCTGCTCTTGTTGCGAGCAGGAAATCGATGATTGGACGAAAAGGAGTACTTGAAACAACTCATGAGATGCTTGAAAGATTGGAGGCACATCTGAGGGCCATGGGGCAGTTCACG GTCACTGCAAATATGAGAGGAAGCAGTGCAGAGGAAGTGGCTGAGAGAGTACTGAGCCAACCATCGTTGGCTGGGTTGCAG GGACCCACAGTAAGTCCCGTTTTCTTGAAGCGTGATGGAAAGGTATCAGCAGACTACTATGCCATAGTCATATGTGTGCCAAAGAAGGCATTGTACAAGTCTATACAGCAATTGAGAGCG ATTGGAGGCAGCGGAGTTCTCATATCACCCTTGACATATATTTTTGATGAGGAAACTCCCAGATGGCGCCAGCTCCTTTCTAAACTTGGACTATAG
- the LOC11421591 gene encoding ATP phosphoribosyltransferase 2, chloroplastic isoform X3: MSFYSMMSQIGLTPVLQVVKYRSSSNCCCSSSSSISETQVLNGLPSKGRMSSDTLDLLKDCQLSVKQVNPRQYVAQIPQGNDDLIIVHEALEYGDCRLSIAIPQYGIFENVNSLEELAKMPQWTKEKPLRVATGFTYLGPKFMKDNGIKHVAFSTADGALEAAPAMGIADAILDLVSSGTTLKENNLKEIEGGTVLESQAALVASRKSMIGRKGVLETTHEMLERLEAHLRAMGQFTVTANMRGSSAEEVAERVLSQPSLAGLQGPTVSPVFLKRDGKVSADYYAIVICVPKKALYKSIQQLRAIGGSGVLISPLTYIFDEETPRWRQLLSKLGL; encoded by the exons ATGTCATTTTACTCAATGATGAGCCAAATTGGTTTGACTCCTGTTCTGCAAGTAGTCAAGTATCGAAGCAGTAGTAATTGTTGCTGCTCATCCTCATCATCAATTTCTGAAACTCAAGTACTTAATGGTTTGCCAAGCAAAGGTCGAATGTCTTCTGACACACTCGACCTTCTCAAGGACTGTCAATTGTCTGTCAAGCAAGTCAATCCCAGACAGTATGTTGCTCAAATTCCTCAG GGCAATGACGATCTTATCATTGTCCACGAGGCTTTGGAGTATGGTGATTGTCGTTTATCCATTGCG ATTCCCCAATATggaatatttgaaaatgtaaattCACTAGAGGAGCTTGCAAAAATGCCTCAATGGACAAAAGAAAAGCCTCTTAGAGTTGCAACTGGATTCACCTAT CTGGGTCCTAAATTTATGAAAGATAATGGCATTAAGCATGTGGCATTTTCAACTGCCGATGGAGCACTGGAGGCAGCTCCTGCG ATGGGGATTGCTGATGCTATCTTGGACCTTGTAAGTAGTGGAACTACattgaaagaaaataacttGAAGGAAATTGAAGGTGGAACTGTTTTGGAAAGCCAG GCTGCTCTTGTTGCGAGCAGGAAATCGATGATTGGACGAAAAGGAGTACTTGAAACAACTCATGAGATGCTTGAAAGATTGGAGGCACATCTGAGGGCCATGGGGCAGTTCACG GTCACTGCAAATATGAGAGGAAGCAGTGCAGAGGAAGTGGCTGAGAGAGTACTGAGCCAACCATCGTTGGCTGGGTTGCAG GGACCCACAGTAAGTCCCGTTTTCTTGAAGCGTGATGGAAAGGTATCAGCAGACTACTATGCCATAGTCATATGTGTGCCAAAGAAGGCATTGTACAAGTCTATACAGCAATTGAGAGCG ATTGGAGGCAGCGGAGTTCTCATATCACCCTTGACATATATTTTTGATGAGGAAACTCCCAGATGGCGCCAGCTCCTTTCTAAACTTGGACTATAG